Proteins from a genomic interval of Brucella intermedia LMG 3301:
- the ehuC gene encoding ectoine/hydroxyectoine ABC transporter permease subunit EhuC produces MHWTEYLPALFKGAQITAILALSSMAIGTILAFSAGIARFAGGPILSTIAVIYIEIFRGTSLLVQLFWLYYALPLIGISFDPVTTGIMGLGLNIGAYGAEVVRGALQAVPEAQHEAARALNFSKGHTLFHVILPQAVVEMMPAFGNLAIHNLKDTALASLIAISDLTFQAQRLRNLTLDSVTIYSLTLLGYFAMALVLSAAIRWLERRLRRQTMAGGFA; encoded by the coding sequence ATGCATTGGACGGAATATCTTCCCGCCCTTTTCAAGGGAGCGCAAATCACTGCCATTCTTGCCCTCAGTTCGATGGCCATTGGCACCATACTGGCATTTTCCGCCGGAATTGCCCGATTTGCGGGTGGGCCGATCCTCTCCACGATTGCGGTGATCTATATCGAGATATTCCGCGGCACGTCTCTGCTCGTGCAGCTTTTCTGGCTCTATTATGCCCTGCCGCTGATCGGCATTTCGTTTGATCCGGTCACAACCGGCATCATGGGCCTTGGTCTCAACATCGGTGCCTATGGCGCAGAAGTGGTTCGCGGTGCCTTGCAGGCGGTGCCGGAAGCACAACATGAAGCCGCTCGGGCGCTCAATTTCAGCAAGGGTCATACCTTGTTTCATGTCATTCTTCCGCAAGCGGTAGTCGAAATGATGCCGGCCTTCGGTAACCTTGCCATTCACAACCTCAAGGACACCGCGCTTGCCTCACTCATTGCGATCAGCGACCTCACCTTCCAGGCCCAGCGCCTGCGAAACCTGACGCTCGACAGCGTGACAATCTATTCGCTGACCCTACTCGGTTATTTTGCAATGGCGCTCGTGCTGTCAGCGGCCATTCGCTGGCTGGAGCGGCGTCTGAGACGCCAGACCATGGCCGGAGGCTTCGCATGA
- the ehuA gene encoding ectoine/hydroxyectoine ABC transporter ATP-binding protein EhuA, translated as MTQEIIRFQDVTKRFGALTVLDRFNFSVKSGEKVTLIGPSGSGKSTVLRILMTLEPFQEGTLELADVSYHEPNGKGQFQASEGHLRKIRSHVGMVFQSFNLFPHMSVLRNIIEAPIHVLGMKRAEAEARALDLLSLVGLTDKKDHYPSQLSGGQQQRVAIARSLAMRPRVLLFDEPTSALDPQLVGEVLSVIRGLAQEHDLTMLLVTHEMRFAREVSDRVCFFDKGRICEQGTPEQIFQTPSEARTKEFLRSVL; from the coding sequence ATGACCCAGGAAATTATCCGCTTTCAGGACGTAACCAAGCGCTTCGGAGCGCTGACAGTGCTGGATCGCTTCAATTTTTCCGTCAAATCAGGCGAGAAGGTCACCCTCATCGGCCCCTCGGGCTCAGGGAAATCGACAGTTCTCCGTATCCTCATGACCTTGGAGCCGTTTCAGGAAGGTACTCTCGAGCTTGCAGACGTGTCCTATCATGAGCCGAACGGCAAAGGACAATTTCAGGCAAGTGAAGGCCATTTGCGCAAGATCAGGTCGCATGTCGGCATGGTGTTCCAGAGCTTTAATCTGTTCCCGCACATGTCGGTACTGCGAAACATAATCGAGGCCCCGATTCATGTTCTGGGCATGAAGCGCGCCGAAGCAGAGGCCCGCGCACTTGACCTGCTCTCCCTCGTGGGCTTGACCGACAAGAAGGACCACTATCCTTCCCAGCTATCCGGTGGCCAGCAGCAGCGCGTCGCCATCGCCCGTTCTCTTGCCATGCGCCCACGCGTATTGTTGTTTGACGAACCCACGTCCGCTCTTGATCCGCAACTCGTGGGCGAAGTGCTGTCCGTCATTCGCGGGCTGGCACAGGAGCATGACCTGACCATGCTCCTTGTCACGCATGAAATGCGATTTGCCCGGGAAGTATCTGATCGCGTTTGCTTTTTCGATAAGGGGCGCATCTGCGAGCAAGGCACGCCCGAACAGATATTCCAGACCCCGAGCGAGGCACGCACCAAAGAGTTCCTGCGTTCAGTGCTTTAG
- the ehuD gene encoding ectoine/hydroxyectoine ABC transporter permease subunit EhuD has translation MIYGYAWDTSSTLSFAISILPILAIGLTVTLKAAATGFAIALVLGLVFALLRRSPYKIISWPTTVVVEFLRDTPLLVQLFFLYYVLPVYGIVLPAFLTGALALGLQYSAYTSEVYRGGIEAIPRGQWEAARALNLTPWRTYRDIVIPQAIPRIIPAMGNYLVSMLKETPVLSVVSIVDMLNLANLIGDRTFEYLVPLSMVGLIFLVLTLICSALIRLLERTLPKNGIALK, from the coding sequence ATGATCTACGGTTATGCCTGGGACACCTCGTCCACACTCTCGTTCGCGATTTCCATTCTGCCAATTCTGGCGATTGGTCTCACCGTGACTTTGAAAGCCGCTGCCACGGGCTTTGCAATTGCGCTGGTCCTTGGCCTTGTCTTTGCGCTTCTCCGCCGTAGTCCATACAAGATCATATCCTGGCCAACGACGGTTGTAGTTGAGTTCCTGCGTGATACACCACTGCTGGTGCAGCTGTTTTTCCTCTATTACGTGCTGCCCGTATACGGCATTGTTCTGCCCGCATTTCTGACCGGCGCTCTGGCACTTGGTCTTCAATATTCGGCCTATACGTCGGAAGTTTATCGCGGAGGTATCGAAGCGATCCCGCGAGGACAATGGGAAGCCGCACGCGCATTGAATCTCACGCCCTGGCGCACCTATCGCGATATTGTCATCCCGCAAGCCATACCCCGGATCATCCCAGCCATGGGCAATTACCTGGTTTCCATGCTGAAGGAGACCCCGGTGCTCTCGGTCGTCAGCATCGTCGACATGCTGAACCTCGCCAATCTGATCGGCGACCGCACTTTCGAATATCTGGTTCCGCTGTCGATGGTAGGCCTGATTTTCCTGGTGCTGACCTTGATCTGCTCGGCACTCATACGCCTGCTCGAACGCACACTTCCAAAAAACGGGATCGCTCTCAAATGA